A genome region from Triticum aestivum cultivar Chinese Spring chromosome 2B, IWGSC CS RefSeq v2.1, whole genome shotgun sequence includes the following:
- the LOC123041365 gene encoding arogenate dehydratase 1 gives MAVVNFVKPTIGQSPKLQGRTPRRGSGMVRSSLQGAVVGNRTEWLTSCAVLSSKVAALAPHSTNSHLALAVAASNGAVLDLVPVKTVDGSARSLPAPLRIADLSPAPMHGSELRVAYQGVPGAYSEKASGKAYPGSDAIPCDQFEVAFQAVENWIADRAVLPVENSLGGSIHRNYDLLLRHRLHIVGEVQLPVHHCLLALPGVRKEDITRVISHPQALAQCEHTLTRMAGLNAAREAFDDTAGAAEYVAANGLRDTAAIASSRAAELYGMEVLADGIQDDSGNVTRFVMLAREPIVPRMDRPFKTSIVFAHDKEGTSVLFKVLSAFAFRDISLTKIESRPHRPIRLVDDADSGTAPKQFEYMFYVDFQASLADPRVQNALAEVQEFTSFLRVLGSYPMDMTPMAAGVASSDSSSAYSSS, from the coding sequence ATGGCTGTCGTGAATTTTGTCAAGCCGACCATTGGGCAGAGTCCAAAGCTACAAGGTCGTACTCCGAGGAGGGGCAGCGGCATGGTCAGGAGCTCGCTGCAGGGCGCCGTCGTCGGGAACAGGACGGAGTGGCTGACCAGCTGCGCGGTGCTCTCCAGCAAGGTGGCCGCGCTCGCCCCCCACTCCACCAACAGCCACCTCGCGCTGGCGGTGGCGGCTTCGAACGGGGCGGTGCTTGACTTGGTCCCTGTGAAGACTGTTGATGGCAGCGCTCGCAGCCTGCCGGCGCCCCTGCGGATCGCAGACCTGTCCCCGGCGCCCATGCACGGCTCGGAGCTGCGCGTGGCgtaccagggcgtgcctggggcgtACAGCGAGAAGGCGTCCGGAAAAGCCTACCCGGGCTCCGACGCCATCCCGTGCGACCAGTTCGAGGTGGCGTTCCAGGCCGTGGAGAACTGGATCGCGGACCGGGCCGTGCTCCCCGTGGAGAACTCGCTCGGTGGCAgcatccaccgcaactacgaccTCCTGCTCCGGCACCGCCTGCATATCGTGGGCGAGGTGCAGCTCCCCGTGCACCACTGCCTCCTGGCGCTCCCGGGCGTGCGCAAGGAGGACATCACCCGCGTCATCAGCCACCCACAGGCGCTGGCGCAGTGCGAGCACACGCTCACTCGCATGGCCGGCCTCAACGCTGCCCGCGAGGCCTTCGACGACACGGCAGGCGCCGCCGAGTACGTGGCCGCCAACGGCCTCCGCGACACGGCTGCCATCGCGTCCTCCCGCGCCGCCGAGCTGTACGGCATGGAGGTGCTCGCCGACGGCATCCAGGACGACTCCGGCAACGTCACGCGGTTCGTGATGCTGGCCCGGGAGCCCATCGTGCCGCGCATGGACCGCCCCTTCAAGACCAGCATCGTGTTCGCGCACGACAAGGAGGGCACCTCCGTGCTCTTCAAGGTGCTCTCCGCCTTCGCCTTCCGTGACATCAGCCTCACCAAGATCGAGAGCCGGCCTCACCGGCCCATCCGCCTTGTCGATGATGCCGACAGCGGCACCGCCCCGAAGCAGTTTGAGTACATGTTCTACGTGGACTTCCAGGCCTCCCTCGCCGACCCGCGCGTGCAGAATGCACTTGCTGAGGTCCAGGAGTTCACGTCATTCTTGCGGGTGCTCGGGAGCTACCCCATGGACATGACACCTATGGCTGCCGGCGTTGCCTCATCCGATTCCTCGTCGGCTTATTCGTCTTCTTGA